In the Carboxydothermus hydrogenoformans Z-2901 genome, ACAACAAAATCTTTTCAAAATATTTTTTAAGCCCGGGAACGAAAAAGTAGAGGTAGGTGGCAAACTGGCAAAGACTAATTATTAGGCTATCATTAGCTTTAATATGAGCAAGTTCATGGGCAAGGACCGCCTTAAGTTCTTCAAAATCCAGTCTTTTAGCATACTCTTCCCCGACAATTACCACCGGTTTATCAAATTTAAAGGTAAAAATGGTGATATTACCGGGAGCAAGATAACAAAAAACTTCTTTTTTTATCCCCATTTTTTCTTTAAGTTCAGCAAGAATACCGTTTAACTGCTCATCTTTCTTTAGCCGGTGAGCTTTCAAAAAGCGATTAAAAGTGAAATAGGGCCGGATAATCTCGTGCAAACCGTAAAAAGCTGCAAATATAAAGACAGGGGTAAAATATTTGGCTGCACCATCCCCTAAAAAGCACAAAAAACCCCCTATAAACTTTAAAGGAGGGTTGGCAAGGGTTAAAAGAGGGCAGGGCTTTCCCCAGTAAATTATTACCGCCAAGACCGGAATTAAAAGCGGTATGGTTAAAATCTCACTCCAAAAATAACTGTTATTTTTTAAAAGCCTTTTACCAATTAATAATAACAAAGTATAGCCAAAAAGAGGTCCAAACAAAGCATACAGAAAAAAAGTATGGACTACTTTAAAGCTCATACTACCCCTGCTGTTCTTTTATTTTTAATAACATTTTTTCCAACTCCGCAAGTTTCTGCGGATCATTCTCTACCTTTTTCAAGAAATGGGTAAAAGCAGGCTCGGCAAACTCTTCAAAAAGGCCATCCACTACCGTTTCGGCAACCTTATTATAAAATTCCTCCCGGCTTACCGCCGGCGTATAGGAATGGGCAAGCCCAATACTTTTTTTGATTAAAAGCCCTTTATCGGCAAGCCTGCCCATGATGGTCAGAATCGTGGTATAGGCAAGCTTTTTCTCCTGATTAATAATCTGGTGGACATCCTTTACCGTTGCTTCTCCTAAATCCCAGATAATTTCCATAACTCTTGCTTCTAATTCACCTAAAACCTTGGCCACACCCTTATTTTGGGGTTTAAATTCGCCCTCTAACCAGCTCATTTAAATCTCCCCTTCCTTTTTTGGCGCACAATTTCTACAAAAGCCATAAATTTTTAACTGGTGATTGGTTACGACAAAACCTTTATTTTTATATACTTCCCTTTCCAGTTCCTCCAATAAATCTTCCTCAATCTCTTCAATTTTTCCACAATTTAAACATATTAAATGATGATGCTGGTGCGATTTACTTTCAAGAAGCTCAAATTCATATCTTTTACGACCATCACCAAAATCCATACAATGTACCAAGCCTAAAGAATATAAAATTTCAAGGGTGCGGTAGACGGTGGCTAAGCCAATTTCCGGAGATTTTTCTTTAACAAGCCCTAAAATTTCTTCCGCACTTAAATGCTTATCCTGGTTTTCAATTAATACCCGCAAAATTTCTTCCCGCTGCGGAGTAAGCTTATAATCACTTTCACGAAGTTTCTTACCCACTTGACTTAAGATATTCTCCATAAAACCCGTCCTTTTCCCTTAAAATCATTATTTTATTTTTCAATTATTTTTGCTCGTTGGTTATACTTTCATCAAATCCGATAAATAACCCCCAAAAGTCAATAATAAAATATAAAATAACCCAAAAAAGCACGGCACCGCTTAGCATATGCCATAAAGAATAATTCCTGTAAAGGTAGTACATTAAAAAGCTATAACCAACAATTAAAAGTAGCCCAACCCCCCAGCTTATGAAAGCAATAGCCATTCTTTTTAAAACAACCTTAAAGATGTCAAACATCAATTACCCTCCAAAAATAAAAGCCAAAGACTTAATACTTTGGCTTTATTCTACCATATTTTTTAAGAAATTGAAAAGTTAAA is a window encoding:
- a CDS encoding Fur family transcriptional regulator, producing the protein MENILSQVGKKLRESDYKLTPQREEILRVLIENQDKHLSAEEILGLVKEKSPEIGLATVYRTLEILYSLGLVHCMDFGDGRKRYEFELLESKSHQHHHLICLNCGKIEEIEEDLLEELEREVYKNKGFVVTNHQLKIYGFCRNCAPKKEGEI
- a CDS encoding M56 family metallopeptidase, with amino-acid sequence MSFKVVHTFFLYALFGPLFGYTLLLLIGKRLLKNNSYFWSEILTIPLLIPVLAVIIYWGKPCPLLTLANPPLKFIGGFLCFLGDGAAKYFTPVFIFAAFYGLHEIIRPYFTFNRFLKAHRLKKDEQLNGILAELKEKMGIKKEVFCYLAPGNITIFTFKFDKPVVIVGEEYAKRLDFEELKAVLAHELAHIKANDSLIISLCQFATYLYFFVPGLKKYFEKILLFRELRADKVALGYLGKKEPLASALVKTYKFGANASWIGFALDLGGDFEIKRMQAIIESDLKIPRRNFTYFAVMTLIVSLSLIFLYFIC
- a CDS encoding BlaI/MecI/CopY family transcriptional regulator, producing the protein MSWLEGEFKPQNKGVAKVLGELEARVMEIIWDLGEATVKDVHQIINQEKKLAYTTILTIMGRLADKGLLIKKSIGLAHSYTPAVSREEFYNKVAETVVDGLFEEFAEPAFTHFLKKVENDPQKLAELEKMLLKIKEQQG